A window of the Oncorhynchus masou masou isolate Uvic2021 chromosome 13, UVic_Omas_1.1, whole genome shotgun sequence genome harbors these coding sequences:
- the LOC135553144 gene encoding frizzled-4-like, with amino-acid sequence MSRAVCTLAAVALSLALLCCPGSIGLVRAFGDETEEMTCDPIRIAMCQDLGYNVTKMPNLVGNVLQSDAELQLTTFTPLIQYGCSSQLKFFLCAVYVPMCTDKVRIPIGPCGSMCLSVKRKCLPVLIEFGFVWPELLNCSLFPPQNDHNHMCMEGPGDEEAPYHPVRPLPPQEEECQALGAGPDQYAWVRRSHSCALQCGYDAGLYRREAKVFTDVWMAVWAVLCFLSTTLTVLTFLLDSTRFSYPERPIIFLSMCSNLYSVAYLVRLTLGRERVSCDLEEAVVPVLVQEGLKSTSCAIVFLLLYFFGMASSLWWVILTLTWFLAAGLKWGHEAIEMHSSYFHIAAWAIPAIKTIVILIMRLVDADDLTGLCYVGNLQQEAVTGFVVAPLAAYLLIGTLFICAGLVALFKIRSNLQKDGAKTDKLERLMVKIGVFSVLYMVPASTVIGCYLYQLSHWGDFRASARDSYVAAEMLRIFMSLLVGITSGMWIWSAKTLHTWKRCSARLWRDGRAGRGKRAPGDSWIKPGKGNETVV; translated from the exons ATGAGTCGGGCTGTGTGCACTCTTGCGGCGGTAGCGCTCTCCCTCGCGCTGCTGTGCTGTCCAGGATCCATTGGTCTGGTGCGTGCATTCGGCGACGAGACAGAGGAGATGACGTGCGACCCGATACGCATCGCCATGTGCCAGGACCTGGGCTACAACGTCACCAAGATGCCCAACCTGGTGGGCAATGTCCTGCAGTCAGACGCCGAGCTCCAGCTCACCACCTTCACACCACTCATACAGTATGGCTGCTCCAGCCAActgaag ttcttcCTGTGTGCGGTGTACGTGCCCATGTGTACAGACAAGGTTCGCATCCCCATCGGGCCGTGTGGcagcatgtgtctgtctgtcaagaGGAAGTGTCTGCCAGTCCTAATAGAGTTCGGCTTCGTCTGGCCAGAGCTGCTCAACTGCAGCCTGTTCCCCCCTCAGAATGACCACAACCACATGTGTATGGAGGGTCCGGGGGATGAGGAGGCCCCCTACCATCCGGTCCGACCCCTGCCCCCCCAGGAAGAGGAGTGCCAGGCCCTGGGGGCCGGGCCAGACCAGTATGCCTGGGTGAGGCGGAGCCACAGCTGTGCACTGCAGTGTGGGTATGACGCGGGGCTGTACCGGCGCGAGGCCAAGGTGTTTACAGACGTGTGGATGGCAGTGTGGGCGGTGTTGTGTTTCCTCTCTACCACCCTGACCGTCCTCACCTTCCTCCTGGACTCGACACGTTTCTCCTACCCTGAGAGACCCATCATCTTCCTCTCCATGTGCTCCAACCTCTACAGCGTGGCCTACCTG GTGCGCCTGACTCTGGGTCGGGAGCGTGTGTCCTGTGACCTGGAGGAGGCAGTGGTACCTGTTCTGGTACAGGAGGGGTTAAAGAGTACTAGCTGTGCCATTGTCTTCCTCCTGCTCTACTTCTTTGGCATGGCCTCCTCGTTGTG GTGGGTGATTCTGACTCTGACCTGGTTCCTGGCTGCAGGGTTAAAGTGGGGTCACGAGGCCATTGAGATGCACAGCTCCTACTTCCACATAGCAGCCTGGGCCATCCCTGCCATCAAGACCATCGTCATCCTCATCATGCGACTAGTAGATGCTGATGACCTCACGGGGCTGTGCTACGTGGGTAACCTACAGCAGGAGGCAGTGACTGGTTTCGTGGTCGCCCCGCTCGCTGCATACCTCCTCATCGGCACTCTGTTTATCTGCGCCGGCCTGGTGGCCCTGTTTAAGATCCGCTCCAACCTGCAGAAGGACGGGGCCAAGACGGACAAGCTGGAGCGTCTGATGGTGAAGATCGGGGTGTTCTCTGTGCTGTACATGGTGCCTGCGTCCACTGTGATAGGCTGCTACCTCTACCAGCTGTCCCACTGGGGGGACTTCAGGGCCAGTGCCAGGGACTCCTACGTGGCAGCAGAGATGCTGAGAATCTTCATGTCTCTGCTGGTGGGCATCACGTCGGGCATGTGGATCTGGTCGGCCAAGACCCTCCACACCTGGAAACGCTGCTCTGCCCGGCTGTGGAGGGACGGTCGGGCAGGGAGGGGCAAGCGGGCACCGGGGGACAGCTGGATAAAACCTGGCAAGGGCAATGAGACGGtggtgtga